In the genome of Denticeps clupeoides chromosome 13, fDenClu1.1, whole genome shotgun sequence, one region contains:
- the comp gene encoding cartilage oligomeric matrix protein, which yields MLWTFAYFILCCYNVSAQRDGEIINQIKGTNKVLAEMKELLKQQIEEIIFLKNTVMECEACGMRNPEPRPSCNPNPCHPGVACTETAEAIKCGPCPDGMEGDGSQCEDIDECTLMPCHMGVRCINTSPGFRCGPCPPGYSGPQVQGAGLSFATANKQVCTDINECEVSNGDCVENANCINTPGSFRCTCKPGYSGDQQRGCKADTGCGKGQISPCHSSAECIVHRDGKIECVCGVGWAGNGYLCGPDVDIDGFPDEKLDCAERNCEKDNCLTVPNSGQEDADKDGIGDACDDDADGDGILNVEDNCVLVPNINQRNVDQDDFGDACDNCRLVKNNDQKDTDSDGKGDECDDDIDGDGIKNEKDNCKKVPNTDQKDRDRDGVGDACDSCPYVPNPDQLDIDNDLIGDPCDTNKDSDGDGHQDSNDNCPAVINSSQLDTDRDGLGDECDDDDDDDGIPDLLPPGPDNCRLIPNPLQEDSDGDGIGNVCENDFDNDTLVDSIDVCPENAEVTLTDFRAYQTVVLDPEGDAQIDPNWVVLNQGREIVQTMNSDPGLAVGYTAFNGVDFEGTFHVNTVTDDDYAGFIFGYQDSSSFYVVMWKQVEQIYWQANPFRAVAEPGIQLKAVKSKTGPGENLRNSLWHTGDTPEQVKLLWKDSRNVGWKDKTSYRWFLQHRPQDGYIRVRFYEGPQMVADTGIIIDATMRGGRLGVFCFSQENIIWANLRYRCNDTLPEDFDTYMAQQVQLSA from the exons ATGCTGTGGACATTTGCTTATTTCATCCTGTGCTGCTACAATGTTTCGGCACAAAGAG ATGGGGAAATCATCAATCAGATCAAGGGAACAAACAAAGTGCTGGCAGAAATGAAAGAGCTTTTGAAACAGCAG ATAGAAGAAATAATTTTCCTTAAGAACACAGTGATGGAATGTGAGGCTTGTG GTATGAGGAATccagagccccgcccctcctGTAACCCAAACCCATGCCACCCTGGTGTTGCCTGCACTGAAACAGCAGAGGCAATCAAATGTGGACCATGTCCTGATGGCATGGAAGGTGATGGATCCCAATGTGAAGACATTGATGAG TGCACATTGATGCCATGTCACATGGGTGTCCGCTGCATTAACACATCACCCGGGTTCCGCTGCGGTCCTTGCCCCCCAGGTTACAGTGGGCCTCAGGTTCAAGGCGCAGGCCTCTCCTTCGCCACAGCCAACAAACAG GTTTGCACTGATATTAATGAGTGTGAAGTCTCAAATGGTGACTGTGTGGAAAACGCAAACTGCATAAACACCCCT GGTTCATTCAGGTGTACCTGTAAACCAGGTTATAGTGGAGACCAGCAGCGTGGCTGTAAGGCAGATACAGGGTGTGGCAAAGGCCAGATCAGCCCTTGCCACAGCAGTGCCGAGTGCATCGTTCACAGAGATGGAAAGATTGAGTGTGTA tGTGGAGTCGGGTGGGCTGGCAATGGCTATCTCTGTGGGCCAGATGTTGATATTGATGGATTCCCTGATGAAAAACTTGACTGCGCAGAAAGAAACTGTGAAAAG GATAATTGTCTGACTGTGCCCAACTCTGGTCAAGAGGATGCAGATAAGGATGGTATAGGAGATGCatgtgatgatgatgctgatggTGATGGAATATTGAACGTAGAG GACAATTGTGTGTTGGTGCCCAATATCAACCAAAGGAATGTGGATCAAGATGATTTTGGTGATGCCTGTGACAACTGTCGACTGGTCAAAAACAATGACCAGAAAGACACAGATAGTGATGGAAAAGGAGATGAGTGTGATGATGACATCGATGGTGATG GGATCAAGAATGAAAAGGACAACTGCAAGAAAGTGCCCAACACTGACCAAAAGGACAGGGACCGAGATGGTGTAGGCGATGCGTGTGACAGCTGTCCCTATGTACCCAACCCTGACCAG TTGGATATAGATAATGATTTGATCGGAGACCCATGTGACACCAACAAGGACAG TGATGGTGATGGACACCAAGACTCAAACGACAACTGTCCAGCTGTCATCAACAGCTCCCAGCTGGATACGGACAGGGACGGCCTTGGGGATgagtgtgatgatgatgatgatgatgatggtatcCCTGACCTGCTGCCACCAGGCCCTGATAACTGCCGCCTGATTCCCAACCCACTACAGGAGGACTCAGATG GAGACGGAATTGGCAATGTCTGTGAGAATGACTTTGACAACGATACCTTGGTTGACAGCATCGATGTGTGTCCTGAGAATGCAGAAGTCACACTTACTGATTTCCGAGCCTATCAAACAGTAGTATTGGATCCTGAGGGAGATGCACAGATAGATCCTAACTGGGTAGTTCTGAATCAG GGAAGAGAGATTGTGCAAACTATGAACAGTGATCCTGGTCTGGCAGTTG GCTACACTGCATTTAATGGGGTGGATTTTGAAGGAACATTTCATGTGAACACAGTGACAGATGACGACTATGCAGGGTTTATCTTTGGATACCAAGATAGCTCCAGTTTCTATGTGGTCATGTGGAAACAGGTGGAGCAAATCTATTGGCAAGCCAATCCCTTTCGTGCAGTTGCTGAGCCGGGGATACAACTTAAG GCAGTAAAGTCCAAAACAGGGCCTGGGGAGAACCTACGTAACTCTCTGTGGCATACAGGCGATACCCCAGAACAGGTGAAGCTCTTGTGGAAGGACTCCCGAAACGTGGGCTGGAAGGACAAGACCTCATATCGCTGGTTCTTGCAGCACAGGCCCCAGGATGGGTACATCAG AGTTCGTTTTTATGAGGGTCCACAAATGGTTGCCGACACTGGCATCATCATAGATGCTACCATGAGGGGTGGCAGGCTTGGGGTCTTCTGCTTTTCACAGGAAAACATAATCTGGGCCAATTTACGATACCGATGCAATG ATACACTTCCAGAGGACTTTGACACATATATGGCACAGCAGGTTCAGTTATCTGCATAA